A genomic stretch from Chelmon rostratus isolate fCheRos1 chromosome 14, fCheRos1.pri, whole genome shotgun sequence includes:
- the aifm1 gene encoding apoptosis-inducing factor 1, mitochondrial isoform X3, translated as MLTCRTVWKKLAPLARASSTVCRQNVRRAGLTNGRIPAQTPAAHMSTGPTGGGGDNHLYVLLVGTVALGGGVYMYQTLKGDQKRYQARIDEIASRQQKPTTEDQATPIQSEPPAVEAADTEAVPQPEPQAAPSPEEPSPPAPDAEVVAPSETTEPPADEPVVEAPPEEAAEPPAAPVVEEEAEPSPPAEPCPAELTEPPPAPVVESEPTAAAESPAAEPAEPQPEVVAESGVDSTPASLKVPSHIPYLLIGGGTASFAAARSIRARDPGARVLIVTDEPDLPYMRPPLSKELWFSDDPSVTETLRFKQWNGKERSIYFQPGSFYITPEELNTAENGGVGVLTSKRVVHMDVRGNKVKLDDDTEISYDKCLIATGGVPRNLQVIERAGEEVMLKTTLFRKIEDFRSLDKVSRNIKSITIIGGGFLGSELACALGRRSNESGLEVIQMYPEKGNMGKVLPEYLSNWTTEKVKKEGVKIISEALVKSVICKDDKLEIQLKDGRLVKTDHIVAAVGLEPNVDLAKSAGLEVDSDFGGYRVNAELQARSNIWVAGDAACFYDIRLGRRRVEHHDHAVVSGRLAGENMTGANKPYWHQSMFWSDLGPDVGYEAIGIVDSSLPTVGVFAKATAKDTPKAATEKSGTGIRSESETEDTATSPVASSSPAPAMVEHKDDYGKGVIFYLRDKVVVGIILWNVFNRMPIARKIIKDGEEHADLNEVAKLFNIHED; from the exons GGTTAACCAATGGCAGAATACCAgcacaaacacctgcagctcaCATGTCCACCGGGCCGACGGGGGGAGGTGGCGACAATCACCTGTACGTCCTTCTGGTTGGAACAGTGGCCCTCGGTGGTGGAGTATAT ATGTACCAAACTCTCAAAGGAGACCAAAAGAGATATCAGGCGCGTATTGATGAAATTGCATCCAGACAACAGAAACCCACCACAGAAGACCAGGCCACACCCATCCAATCAGAGCCTCCTG ctGTGGAAGCCGCTGACACAGAGG CCGTCCCTCAGCCAGAACCTCAGGCAGCACCTTCACCAGAGGAGCCAAGCCCTCCGGCCCCAGATGCTGAAGTGGTGGCCCCCAGTGAAACAACTGAACCGCCTGCAG ATGAGCCAGTGGTAGAAGCACCTCCAGAAGAGGCAGCAGAACCACCTGCTGCTCCTGTAGTTGAGGAGGAGG CAGAACCATCACCCCCAGCTGAGCCATGCCCAGCTGAGCTCACAGAGCCGCCCCCTGCACCCGTTGTGGAGAGTG AGCCTACAGCGGCAGCAGAAAGCCCTGCAGCAGAGCCAGCCGAGCCTCAGCCTGAAGTTGTGGCAGAGAGTG GAGTGGACTCCACACCTGCTTCTCTCAAGGTCCCCTCACACATCCCGTACCTCCTTATTGGTGGAGGCACCGCCTCCTTTGCTGCTGCCCGCTCTATTCGAGCCAGAGACCCCGGTGCCAGG GTATTGATAGTGACTGACGAGCCAGACCTTCCATATATGCGACCACCTCTTTCTAAGGAACTGTGGTTCTCTGATGACCCCAGTGTGACAGAAACTCTGCGTTTCAAACAGTGGAATGGAAAGGAAAGAAG TATCTACTTCCAGCCAGGATCATTCTACATCACTCCAGAAGAACTGAACACTGCAGAAAATGGGGGAGTGGGGGTTCTCACTAGCAAAAGG GTGGTTCACATGGATGTCAGAGGCAACAAAGTGAAACTGGATGATGATACAGAGATTTCCTATGACAAGTGTTTGATTGCTACAG GCGGAGTGCCAAGAAATCTGCAGGTCATcgaaagagcaggagaggaggtgaTGCTGAAGACAACTTTGTTCCGCAAG ATCGAGGACTTCAGATCATTGGATAAGGTCTCCAGAAACATCAAGTCCATCACAATCATTGGAGGCGGCTTCTTGGGCAGCGAGCTGGCCTGTGCCCTCGGCAGGAGAT cAAATGAGTCTGGCCTGGAGGTGATTCAGATGTACCCTGAGAAGGGCAACATGGGAAAAGTGCTGCCAGAGTATCTGAGCAATTGGACAACAGAGAAAGTCAAGAAAG AGGGTGTGAAAATCATCTCAGAAGCTTTGGTGAAATCTGTCATCTGCAAAGATGATAAGTTAGAAATCCAGCTGAAGGATGGTCGATTG GTGAAAACTGATCACATTGTTGCAGCCGTTGGCCTGGAGCCAAATGTTGATCTTGCTAAGTCAGCAGGTCTGGAGGTGGACTCTGACTTTGGTGGCTATCGGGTCAATGCAGAACTGCAAGCAAGATCCAATATTTGGGTG GCAGGAGATGCTGCGTGTTTCTATGACATCAGGCTGGGCCGCAGGCGAGTGGAGCACCACGATCACGCCGTCGTGAGTGGAAGACTAGCAGGAGAGAACATGACGGGAGCCAACAAACCCTACTGGCATCAGTCGATGTTCTG GAGTGACCTGGGACCAGATGTAGGCTACGAGGCGATTGGGATTGTTGACAGCAGCCTACCAACAGTAGGAGTGTTTGCCAAAGCCACTGCCAAGGACACGCCTAAAGCTGCCACAGAGAAGTCAG GAACTGGGATCCGCTCAGAAAGTGAAACAGAAGATACAGCCACCAGCCCAGTGGCCTCTTCATCACCTGCTCCCGCTATGGTGGAGCACAAAGATGACTATGGAAAAGGAGTCATCTTCTACCTGAGAGACAAAGTGGTGGTGGGCATCATCCTGTGGAACGTGTTCAACAGGATGCCCATCGCAAGGAAG ATTATCAAGGATGGAGAGGAGCACGCAGATCTGAACGAAGTGGCCAAGCTGTTCAACATCCATGAGGATTAA
- the aifm1 gene encoding apoptosis-inducing factor 1, mitochondrial isoform X2: MLTCRTVWKKLAPLARASSTVCRQNVRRAGLTNGRIPAQTPAAHMSTGPTGGGGDNHLYVLLVGTVALGGGVYMYQTLKGDQKRYQARIDEIASRQQKPTTEDQATPIQSEPPAVEAADTEAVPQPEPQAAPSPEEPSPPAPDAEVVAPSETTEPPAADEPVVEAPPEEAAEPPAAPVVEEEEPSPPAEPCPAELTEPPPAPVVESEPTAAAESPAAEPAEPQPEVVAESGVDSTPASLKVPSHIPYLLIGGGTASFAAARSIRARDPGARVLIVTDEPDLPYMRPPLSKELWFSDDPSVTETLRFKQWNGKERSIYFQPGSFYITPEELNTAENGGVGVLTSKRVVHMDVRGNKVKLDDDTEISYDKCLIATGGVPRNLQVIERAGEEVMLKTTLFRKIEDFRSLDKVSRNIKSITIIGGGFLGSELACALGRRSNESGLEVIQMYPEKGNMGKVLPEYLSNWTTEKVKKEGVKIISEALVKSVICKDDKLEIQLKDGRLVKTDHIVAAVGLEPNVDLAKSAGLEVDSDFGGYRVNAELQARSNIWVAGDAACFYDIRLGRRRVEHHDHAVVSGRLAGENMTGANKPYWHQSMFWSDLGPDVGYEAIGIVDSSLPTVGVFAKATAKDTPKAATEKSGTGIRSESETEDTATSPVASSSPAPAMVEHKDDYGKGVIFYLRDKVVVGIILWNVFNRMPIARKIIKDGEEHADLNEVAKLFNIHED; this comes from the exons GGTTAACCAATGGCAGAATACCAgcacaaacacctgcagctcaCATGTCCACCGGGCCGACGGGGGGAGGTGGCGACAATCACCTGTACGTCCTTCTGGTTGGAACAGTGGCCCTCGGTGGTGGAGTATAT ATGTACCAAACTCTCAAAGGAGACCAAAAGAGATATCAGGCGCGTATTGATGAAATTGCATCCAGACAACAGAAACCCACCACAGAAGACCAGGCCACACCCATCCAATCAGAGCCTCCTG ctGTGGAAGCCGCTGACACAGAGG CCGTCCCTCAGCCAGAACCTCAGGCAGCACCTTCACCAGAGGAGCCAAGCCCTCCGGCCCCAGATGCTGAAGTGGTGGCCCCCAGTGAAACAACTGAACCGCCTGCAG CAGATGAGCCAGTGGTAGAAGCACCTCCAGAAGAGGCAGCAGAACCACCTGCTGCTCCTGTAGTTGAGGAGGAGG AACCATCACCCCCAGCTGAGCCATGCCCAGCTGAGCTCACAGAGCCGCCCCCTGCACCCGTTGTGGAGAGTG AGCCTACAGCGGCAGCAGAAAGCCCTGCAGCAGAGCCAGCCGAGCCTCAGCCTGAAGTTGTGGCAGAGAGTG GAGTGGACTCCACACCTGCTTCTCTCAAGGTCCCCTCACACATCCCGTACCTCCTTATTGGTGGAGGCACCGCCTCCTTTGCTGCTGCCCGCTCTATTCGAGCCAGAGACCCCGGTGCCAGG GTATTGATAGTGACTGACGAGCCAGACCTTCCATATATGCGACCACCTCTTTCTAAGGAACTGTGGTTCTCTGATGACCCCAGTGTGACAGAAACTCTGCGTTTCAAACAGTGGAATGGAAAGGAAAGAAG TATCTACTTCCAGCCAGGATCATTCTACATCACTCCAGAAGAACTGAACACTGCAGAAAATGGGGGAGTGGGGGTTCTCACTAGCAAAAGG GTGGTTCACATGGATGTCAGAGGCAACAAAGTGAAACTGGATGATGATACAGAGATTTCCTATGACAAGTGTTTGATTGCTACAG GCGGAGTGCCAAGAAATCTGCAGGTCATcgaaagagcaggagaggaggtgaTGCTGAAGACAACTTTGTTCCGCAAG ATCGAGGACTTCAGATCATTGGATAAGGTCTCCAGAAACATCAAGTCCATCACAATCATTGGAGGCGGCTTCTTGGGCAGCGAGCTGGCCTGTGCCCTCGGCAGGAGAT cAAATGAGTCTGGCCTGGAGGTGATTCAGATGTACCCTGAGAAGGGCAACATGGGAAAAGTGCTGCCAGAGTATCTGAGCAATTGGACAACAGAGAAAGTCAAGAAAG AGGGTGTGAAAATCATCTCAGAAGCTTTGGTGAAATCTGTCATCTGCAAAGATGATAAGTTAGAAATCCAGCTGAAGGATGGTCGATTG GTGAAAACTGATCACATTGTTGCAGCCGTTGGCCTGGAGCCAAATGTTGATCTTGCTAAGTCAGCAGGTCTGGAGGTGGACTCTGACTTTGGTGGCTATCGGGTCAATGCAGAACTGCAAGCAAGATCCAATATTTGGGTG GCAGGAGATGCTGCGTGTTTCTATGACATCAGGCTGGGCCGCAGGCGAGTGGAGCACCACGATCACGCCGTCGTGAGTGGAAGACTAGCAGGAGAGAACATGACGGGAGCCAACAAACCCTACTGGCATCAGTCGATGTTCTG GAGTGACCTGGGACCAGATGTAGGCTACGAGGCGATTGGGATTGTTGACAGCAGCCTACCAACAGTAGGAGTGTTTGCCAAAGCCACTGCCAAGGACACGCCTAAAGCTGCCACAGAGAAGTCAG GAACTGGGATCCGCTCAGAAAGTGAAACAGAAGATACAGCCACCAGCCCAGTGGCCTCTTCATCACCTGCTCCCGCTATGGTGGAGCACAAAGATGACTATGGAAAAGGAGTCATCTTCTACCTGAGAGACAAAGTGGTGGTGGGCATCATCCTGTGGAACGTGTTCAACAGGATGCCCATCGCAAGGAAG ATTATCAAGGATGGAGAGGAGCACGCAGATCTGAACGAAGTGGCCAAGCTGTTCAACATCCATGAGGATTAA
- the aifm1 gene encoding apoptosis-inducing factor 1, mitochondrial isoform X4, which yields MLTCRTVWKKLAPLARASSTVCRQNVRRAGLTNGRIPAQTPAAHMSTGPTGGGGDNHLYVLLVGTVALGGGVYMYQTLKGDQKRYQARIDEIASRQQKPTTEDQATPIQSEPPAVEAADTEAVPQPEPQAAPSPEEPSPPAPDAEVVAPSETTEPPADEPVVEAPPEEAAEPPAAPVVEEEEPSPPAEPCPAELTEPPPAPVVESEPTAAAESPAAEPAEPQPEVVAESGVDSTPASLKVPSHIPYLLIGGGTASFAAARSIRARDPGARVLIVTDEPDLPYMRPPLSKELWFSDDPSVTETLRFKQWNGKERSIYFQPGSFYITPEELNTAENGGVGVLTSKRVVHMDVRGNKVKLDDDTEISYDKCLIATGGVPRNLQVIERAGEEVMLKTTLFRKIEDFRSLDKVSRNIKSITIIGGGFLGSELACALGRRSNESGLEVIQMYPEKGNMGKVLPEYLSNWTTEKVKKEGVKIISEALVKSVICKDDKLEIQLKDGRLVKTDHIVAAVGLEPNVDLAKSAGLEVDSDFGGYRVNAELQARSNIWVAGDAACFYDIRLGRRRVEHHDHAVVSGRLAGENMTGANKPYWHQSMFWSDLGPDVGYEAIGIVDSSLPTVGVFAKATAKDTPKAATEKSGTGIRSESETEDTATSPVASSSPAPAMVEHKDDYGKGVIFYLRDKVVVGIILWNVFNRMPIARKIIKDGEEHADLNEVAKLFNIHED from the exons GGTTAACCAATGGCAGAATACCAgcacaaacacctgcagctcaCATGTCCACCGGGCCGACGGGGGGAGGTGGCGACAATCACCTGTACGTCCTTCTGGTTGGAACAGTGGCCCTCGGTGGTGGAGTATAT ATGTACCAAACTCTCAAAGGAGACCAAAAGAGATATCAGGCGCGTATTGATGAAATTGCATCCAGACAACAGAAACCCACCACAGAAGACCAGGCCACACCCATCCAATCAGAGCCTCCTG ctGTGGAAGCCGCTGACACAGAGG CCGTCCCTCAGCCAGAACCTCAGGCAGCACCTTCACCAGAGGAGCCAAGCCCTCCGGCCCCAGATGCTGAAGTGGTGGCCCCCAGTGAAACAACTGAACCGCCTGCAG ATGAGCCAGTGGTAGAAGCACCTCCAGAAGAGGCAGCAGAACCACCTGCTGCTCCTGTAGTTGAGGAGGAGG AACCATCACCCCCAGCTGAGCCATGCCCAGCTGAGCTCACAGAGCCGCCCCCTGCACCCGTTGTGGAGAGTG AGCCTACAGCGGCAGCAGAAAGCCCTGCAGCAGAGCCAGCCGAGCCTCAGCCTGAAGTTGTGGCAGAGAGTG GAGTGGACTCCACACCTGCTTCTCTCAAGGTCCCCTCACACATCCCGTACCTCCTTATTGGTGGAGGCACCGCCTCCTTTGCTGCTGCCCGCTCTATTCGAGCCAGAGACCCCGGTGCCAGG GTATTGATAGTGACTGACGAGCCAGACCTTCCATATATGCGACCACCTCTTTCTAAGGAACTGTGGTTCTCTGATGACCCCAGTGTGACAGAAACTCTGCGTTTCAAACAGTGGAATGGAAAGGAAAGAAG TATCTACTTCCAGCCAGGATCATTCTACATCACTCCAGAAGAACTGAACACTGCAGAAAATGGGGGAGTGGGGGTTCTCACTAGCAAAAGG GTGGTTCACATGGATGTCAGAGGCAACAAAGTGAAACTGGATGATGATACAGAGATTTCCTATGACAAGTGTTTGATTGCTACAG GCGGAGTGCCAAGAAATCTGCAGGTCATcgaaagagcaggagaggaggtgaTGCTGAAGACAACTTTGTTCCGCAAG ATCGAGGACTTCAGATCATTGGATAAGGTCTCCAGAAACATCAAGTCCATCACAATCATTGGAGGCGGCTTCTTGGGCAGCGAGCTGGCCTGTGCCCTCGGCAGGAGAT cAAATGAGTCTGGCCTGGAGGTGATTCAGATGTACCCTGAGAAGGGCAACATGGGAAAAGTGCTGCCAGAGTATCTGAGCAATTGGACAACAGAGAAAGTCAAGAAAG AGGGTGTGAAAATCATCTCAGAAGCTTTGGTGAAATCTGTCATCTGCAAAGATGATAAGTTAGAAATCCAGCTGAAGGATGGTCGATTG GTGAAAACTGATCACATTGTTGCAGCCGTTGGCCTGGAGCCAAATGTTGATCTTGCTAAGTCAGCAGGTCTGGAGGTGGACTCTGACTTTGGTGGCTATCGGGTCAATGCAGAACTGCAAGCAAGATCCAATATTTGGGTG GCAGGAGATGCTGCGTGTTTCTATGACATCAGGCTGGGCCGCAGGCGAGTGGAGCACCACGATCACGCCGTCGTGAGTGGAAGACTAGCAGGAGAGAACATGACGGGAGCCAACAAACCCTACTGGCATCAGTCGATGTTCTG GAGTGACCTGGGACCAGATGTAGGCTACGAGGCGATTGGGATTGTTGACAGCAGCCTACCAACAGTAGGAGTGTTTGCCAAAGCCACTGCCAAGGACACGCCTAAAGCTGCCACAGAGAAGTCAG GAACTGGGATCCGCTCAGAAAGTGAAACAGAAGATACAGCCACCAGCCCAGTGGCCTCTTCATCACCTGCTCCCGCTATGGTGGAGCACAAAGATGACTATGGAAAAGGAGTCATCTTCTACCTGAGAGACAAAGTGGTGGTGGGCATCATCCTGTGGAACGTGTTCAACAGGATGCCCATCGCAAGGAAG ATTATCAAGGATGGAGAGGAGCACGCAGATCTGAACGAAGTGGCCAAGCTGTTCAACATCCATGAGGATTAA
- the aifm1 gene encoding apoptosis-inducing factor 1, mitochondrial isoform X1 has product MLTCRTVWKKLAPLARASSTVCRQNVRRAGLTNGRIPAQTPAAHMSTGPTGGGGDNHLYVLLVGTVALGGGVYMYQTLKGDQKRYQARIDEIASRQQKPTTEDQATPIQSEPPAVEAADTEAVPQPEPQAAPSPEEPSPPAPDAEVVAPSETTEPPAADEPVVEAPPEEAAEPPAAPVVEEEAEPSPPAEPCPAELTEPPPAPVVESEPTAAAESPAAEPAEPQPEVVAESGVDSTPASLKVPSHIPYLLIGGGTASFAAARSIRARDPGARVLIVTDEPDLPYMRPPLSKELWFSDDPSVTETLRFKQWNGKERSIYFQPGSFYITPEELNTAENGGVGVLTSKRVVHMDVRGNKVKLDDDTEISYDKCLIATGGVPRNLQVIERAGEEVMLKTTLFRKIEDFRSLDKVSRNIKSITIIGGGFLGSELACALGRRSNESGLEVIQMYPEKGNMGKVLPEYLSNWTTEKVKKEGVKIISEALVKSVICKDDKLEIQLKDGRLVKTDHIVAAVGLEPNVDLAKSAGLEVDSDFGGYRVNAELQARSNIWVAGDAACFYDIRLGRRRVEHHDHAVVSGRLAGENMTGANKPYWHQSMFWSDLGPDVGYEAIGIVDSSLPTVGVFAKATAKDTPKAATEKSGTGIRSESETEDTATSPVASSSPAPAMVEHKDDYGKGVIFYLRDKVVVGIILWNVFNRMPIARKIIKDGEEHADLNEVAKLFNIHED; this is encoded by the exons GGTTAACCAATGGCAGAATACCAgcacaaacacctgcagctcaCATGTCCACCGGGCCGACGGGGGGAGGTGGCGACAATCACCTGTACGTCCTTCTGGTTGGAACAGTGGCCCTCGGTGGTGGAGTATAT ATGTACCAAACTCTCAAAGGAGACCAAAAGAGATATCAGGCGCGTATTGATGAAATTGCATCCAGACAACAGAAACCCACCACAGAAGACCAGGCCACACCCATCCAATCAGAGCCTCCTG ctGTGGAAGCCGCTGACACAGAGG CCGTCCCTCAGCCAGAACCTCAGGCAGCACCTTCACCAGAGGAGCCAAGCCCTCCGGCCCCAGATGCTGAAGTGGTGGCCCCCAGTGAAACAACTGAACCGCCTGCAG CAGATGAGCCAGTGGTAGAAGCACCTCCAGAAGAGGCAGCAGAACCACCTGCTGCTCCTGTAGTTGAGGAGGAGG CAGAACCATCACCCCCAGCTGAGCCATGCCCAGCTGAGCTCACAGAGCCGCCCCCTGCACCCGTTGTGGAGAGTG AGCCTACAGCGGCAGCAGAAAGCCCTGCAGCAGAGCCAGCCGAGCCTCAGCCTGAAGTTGTGGCAGAGAGTG GAGTGGACTCCACACCTGCTTCTCTCAAGGTCCCCTCACACATCCCGTACCTCCTTATTGGTGGAGGCACCGCCTCCTTTGCTGCTGCCCGCTCTATTCGAGCCAGAGACCCCGGTGCCAGG GTATTGATAGTGACTGACGAGCCAGACCTTCCATATATGCGACCACCTCTTTCTAAGGAACTGTGGTTCTCTGATGACCCCAGTGTGACAGAAACTCTGCGTTTCAAACAGTGGAATGGAAAGGAAAGAAG TATCTACTTCCAGCCAGGATCATTCTACATCACTCCAGAAGAACTGAACACTGCAGAAAATGGGGGAGTGGGGGTTCTCACTAGCAAAAGG GTGGTTCACATGGATGTCAGAGGCAACAAAGTGAAACTGGATGATGATACAGAGATTTCCTATGACAAGTGTTTGATTGCTACAG GCGGAGTGCCAAGAAATCTGCAGGTCATcgaaagagcaggagaggaggtgaTGCTGAAGACAACTTTGTTCCGCAAG ATCGAGGACTTCAGATCATTGGATAAGGTCTCCAGAAACATCAAGTCCATCACAATCATTGGAGGCGGCTTCTTGGGCAGCGAGCTGGCCTGTGCCCTCGGCAGGAGAT cAAATGAGTCTGGCCTGGAGGTGATTCAGATGTACCCTGAGAAGGGCAACATGGGAAAAGTGCTGCCAGAGTATCTGAGCAATTGGACAACAGAGAAAGTCAAGAAAG AGGGTGTGAAAATCATCTCAGAAGCTTTGGTGAAATCTGTCATCTGCAAAGATGATAAGTTAGAAATCCAGCTGAAGGATGGTCGATTG GTGAAAACTGATCACATTGTTGCAGCCGTTGGCCTGGAGCCAAATGTTGATCTTGCTAAGTCAGCAGGTCTGGAGGTGGACTCTGACTTTGGTGGCTATCGGGTCAATGCAGAACTGCAAGCAAGATCCAATATTTGGGTG GCAGGAGATGCTGCGTGTTTCTATGACATCAGGCTGGGCCGCAGGCGAGTGGAGCACCACGATCACGCCGTCGTGAGTGGAAGACTAGCAGGAGAGAACATGACGGGAGCCAACAAACCCTACTGGCATCAGTCGATGTTCTG GAGTGACCTGGGACCAGATGTAGGCTACGAGGCGATTGGGATTGTTGACAGCAGCCTACCAACAGTAGGAGTGTTTGCCAAAGCCACTGCCAAGGACACGCCTAAAGCTGCCACAGAGAAGTCAG GAACTGGGATCCGCTCAGAAAGTGAAACAGAAGATACAGCCACCAGCCCAGTGGCCTCTTCATCACCTGCTCCCGCTATGGTGGAGCACAAAGATGACTATGGAAAAGGAGTCATCTTCTACCTGAGAGACAAAGTGGTGGTGGGCATCATCCTGTGGAACGTGTTCAACAGGATGCCCATCGCAAGGAAG ATTATCAAGGATGGAGAGGAGCACGCAGATCTGAACGAAGTGGCCAAGCTGTTCAACATCCATGAGGATTAA
- the aifm1 gene encoding apoptosis-inducing factor 1, mitochondrial isoform X5 yields MLTCRTVWKKLAPLARASSTVCRQNVRRAGLTNGRIPAQTPAAHMSTGPTGGGGDNHLYVLLVGTVALGGGVYMYQTLKGDQKRYQARIDEIASRQQKPTTEDQATPIQSEPPAVEAADTEAVPQPEPQAAPSPEEPSPPAPDAEVVAPSETTEPPAGVDSTPASLKVPSHIPYLLIGGGTASFAAARSIRARDPGARVLIVTDEPDLPYMRPPLSKELWFSDDPSVTETLRFKQWNGKERSIYFQPGSFYITPEELNTAENGGVGVLTSKRVVHMDVRGNKVKLDDDTEISYDKCLIATGGVPRNLQVIERAGEEVMLKTTLFRKIEDFRSLDKVSRNIKSITIIGGGFLGSELACALGRRSNESGLEVIQMYPEKGNMGKVLPEYLSNWTTEKVKKEGVKIISEALVKSVICKDDKLEIQLKDGRLVKTDHIVAAVGLEPNVDLAKSAGLEVDSDFGGYRVNAELQARSNIWVAGDAACFYDIRLGRRRVEHHDHAVVSGRLAGENMTGANKPYWHQSMFWSDLGPDVGYEAIGIVDSSLPTVGVFAKATAKDTPKAATEKSGTGIRSESETEDTATSPVASSSPAPAMVEHKDDYGKGVIFYLRDKVVVGIILWNVFNRMPIARKIIKDGEEHADLNEVAKLFNIHED; encoded by the exons GGTTAACCAATGGCAGAATACCAgcacaaacacctgcagctcaCATGTCCACCGGGCCGACGGGGGGAGGTGGCGACAATCACCTGTACGTCCTTCTGGTTGGAACAGTGGCCCTCGGTGGTGGAGTATAT ATGTACCAAACTCTCAAAGGAGACCAAAAGAGATATCAGGCGCGTATTGATGAAATTGCATCCAGACAACAGAAACCCACCACAGAAGACCAGGCCACACCCATCCAATCAGAGCCTCCTG ctGTGGAAGCCGCTGACACAGAGG CCGTCCCTCAGCCAGAACCTCAGGCAGCACCTTCACCAGAGGAGCCAAGCCCTCCGGCCCCAGATGCTGAAGTGGTGGCCCCCAGTGAAACAACTGAACCGCCTGCAG GAGTGGACTCCACACCTGCTTCTCTCAAGGTCCCCTCACACATCCCGTACCTCCTTATTGGTGGAGGCACCGCCTCCTTTGCTGCTGCCCGCTCTATTCGAGCCAGAGACCCCGGTGCCAGG GTATTGATAGTGACTGACGAGCCAGACCTTCCATATATGCGACCACCTCTTTCTAAGGAACTGTGGTTCTCTGATGACCCCAGTGTGACAGAAACTCTGCGTTTCAAACAGTGGAATGGAAAGGAAAGAAG TATCTACTTCCAGCCAGGATCATTCTACATCACTCCAGAAGAACTGAACACTGCAGAAAATGGGGGAGTGGGGGTTCTCACTAGCAAAAGG GTGGTTCACATGGATGTCAGAGGCAACAAAGTGAAACTGGATGATGATACAGAGATTTCCTATGACAAGTGTTTGATTGCTACAG GCGGAGTGCCAAGAAATCTGCAGGTCATcgaaagagcaggagaggaggtgaTGCTGAAGACAACTTTGTTCCGCAAG ATCGAGGACTTCAGATCATTGGATAAGGTCTCCAGAAACATCAAGTCCATCACAATCATTGGAGGCGGCTTCTTGGGCAGCGAGCTGGCCTGTGCCCTCGGCAGGAGAT cAAATGAGTCTGGCCTGGAGGTGATTCAGATGTACCCTGAGAAGGGCAACATGGGAAAAGTGCTGCCAGAGTATCTGAGCAATTGGACAACAGAGAAAGTCAAGAAAG AGGGTGTGAAAATCATCTCAGAAGCTTTGGTGAAATCTGTCATCTGCAAAGATGATAAGTTAGAAATCCAGCTGAAGGATGGTCGATTG GTGAAAACTGATCACATTGTTGCAGCCGTTGGCCTGGAGCCAAATGTTGATCTTGCTAAGTCAGCAGGTCTGGAGGTGGACTCTGACTTTGGTGGCTATCGGGTCAATGCAGAACTGCAAGCAAGATCCAATATTTGGGTG GCAGGAGATGCTGCGTGTTTCTATGACATCAGGCTGGGCCGCAGGCGAGTGGAGCACCACGATCACGCCGTCGTGAGTGGAAGACTAGCAGGAGAGAACATGACGGGAGCCAACAAACCCTACTGGCATCAGTCGATGTTCTG GAGTGACCTGGGACCAGATGTAGGCTACGAGGCGATTGGGATTGTTGACAGCAGCCTACCAACAGTAGGAGTGTTTGCCAAAGCCACTGCCAAGGACACGCCTAAAGCTGCCACAGAGAAGTCAG GAACTGGGATCCGCTCAGAAAGTGAAACAGAAGATACAGCCACCAGCCCAGTGGCCTCTTCATCACCTGCTCCCGCTATGGTGGAGCACAAAGATGACTATGGAAAAGGAGTCATCTTCTACCTGAGAGACAAAGTGGTGGTGGGCATCATCCTGTGGAACGTGTTCAACAGGATGCCCATCGCAAGGAAG ATTATCAAGGATGGAGAGGAGCACGCAGATCTGAACGAAGTGGCCAAGCTGTTCAACATCCATGAGGATTAA